A region of Cryptococcus decagattii chromosome 3, complete sequence DNA encodes the following proteins:
- a CDS encoding pre-mRNA-splicing factor SLT11, whose protein sequence is MPAKHDINKVGVESSDFPILCETCLGPNPYVRMNKQEFGHECKVCNRPFTVFRWNPGEGRMKKTEICTTCAKIKGVCQTCLLDLEFGLPTQVRDAALARKAQAPSSDINKQYYIQNLEAQMAESPDGLAYDSEVANRAGREMLRNLARTDPYYKRNRPHICSFFVKGECKRGAECPFRHEMPKENETHKPSQQSLVDRYYGRNDPVAKKILSQNAESKGLKAPEDKSITTLLFLGLPQCNDSHVRASLVGACPFIKPSDVKSITIVETSHCAFVNFSQRSMAERAADTLAAQGGIEVEGKKAKVVWGRARPQKKTAAAVEGSTVST, encoded by the exons ATGCCTGCAAAACACGATATCAAT AAAGTCGGAGTGGAGAGTTCAGACTTCCCTATATT ATGCGAAACCT GTCTCGGTCCCAACCCTTATGTTCGAATG AACAAACAAGAATTTGGACATGAATGTAAAGTCTGCAACCGCCCATTTACCGTATTCCGATGGAACCCTGGAGAAGGtcggatgaagaagacggaaaTCTGTACGACTTGTGCCAAGATAAAGGGCGTATGTCAAACATGTCTTTTGGACTT GGAGTTTGGATTACCGACTCAGGTTCGAGATGCTGCTTTGGCAAGAAAGGCTCAAGCTCCTTCGTCAGATATCAACAAGC AATACTATATCCAAAACCTTGAAGCTCAAATGGCCGAGTCTCCAGATGGCCTTGCTTATGACTCTGAGGTGGCAAACCGCGCAGGCCGAGAAATGCTCAGGAATCTCGCTCGAACGGATCCTTATTACAAGCGGAATAGGCCTCATATTTGTAGTTTCTTTGTCAAGGGGGAGTGTAAACGAGGAGCCGAGTGTCCTTTCCG ACACGAAATGCCAAAGGAGAACGAGACCCATAAACCTAGCCAACAGAGCCTTGTGGACAGGTATTACGGTAGGAACGATCCTGTAGCCAAAAAGATCTTGAGTCAGAATGCGGAAAGCAAGGGCTTGAAGGCACCAGAGGACAAATCAATC ACGACCCTGTTGTTTTTAGGATTACCTCAATGCAACGATTCTCACGTTAGGGCGTCTCTGGTTGGGGCTTGTCCTTTCATCAAGCCATCTGACGTGAAATCCATTACTATTGTTGAAACTAGCC ATTGTGCGTTTGTCAACTTTAGCCAGCGGTCTATGGCGGAGCGAGCGGCAGATACGCTTGCGGCCCAAGGAGGCATTGAAGtggagggaaagaaggcTAAAGTTGTTTGGGGAAGGGCACGACCGCAGAAAAAGACAGCTGCTGCTGTAGAAGGATCAACGGTCTCAACTTGA
- a CDS encoding uracil-DNA glycosylase, translating into MSPKTRSISSYFIKPAAATASASSRLANASASSEKSINTAAKNPAASPSEKSKEDIENMSPDADKGIATPTSGPVKKRKLDETSANATPTSKTAKVTESASTSLPFKSLRPTSIAQFRERLAGRPSLVPLLELEMSTMGEDWFLALQEEFTKAYFIKLKEFVTAEQKTKKIFPPAGDIYSWSRFCPLKDVRVVIIGQDPYHDDGQAHGLAFSVRKGVRVPPSLRNMYQEMVQEIPGFVQPKHGDLTEWAKHGVLLLNTSLTVRAHEAGSHANAGWDQFTAAVLRVVTNRLAPASGSHVGGNGVVFMAWGAHAAKMCAGIDTKKHLLLKSAHPSPLSASRGFFGNGHFKKANLWLEERYGPGGGIDWKSFGAKEGQ; encoded by the exons ATGTCCCCCAAAACTcgctcaatctcttcctACTTTATCAAGCCAGCTGCAGCGACCGCGTCAGCCTCCTCCAGGCTTGCCAATGCGTCAGCCTCGTCTGAGAAATCTATCAACACAGCAGCTAAGAACCCTGCAGCAAGCCCATCCGAAAAGTCTAAAGAGGACATTGAGAACATGTCACCTGATGCTGATAAGGGAATTGCTACGCCCACCTCTGGTCCAGtcaaaaaaagaaaactCGACGAGACCTCTGCGA ACGCGACACCAACCAGCAAAACAGCCAAAGTGACAGAGTCTGCTAGCACCTCTCTACCTTTTAAGTCTTTACGCCCGACTTCTATCGCCCAGTTTCGTGAACGACTCGCCGGACGCCCATCACTTGTCCCTTTGCTAGAACTTGAAATGTCAACCATGGGAGAAGACTGGTTCTTGGCGCTTCAAGAGGAGTTCACAAAGGCCTACTTCATCAAG CTAAAAGAATTTGTCACCGCTGAGCAGAAGACCAAAAAGATTTTCCCTCCTG CTGGGGACATCTACTCCTGGTCTAGGTTTTGTCCGTTGAAAGACGTTCGCGTAGTCATCATCG GTCAAGACCCTTATCAC GATGACGGACAAGCCCATGGTCTTGCCTTCTCTGTTCGAAAAGGCGTAAGGGTGCCTCCTTCTTTAAGAAACATGTACCAAGAAATGGTTCAAGAAATCCCTGGATTTGTTCAGCCGAAGCATGG CGATTTGACTGAATGGGCGAAACATGGCGTATTGCTCCTCAACACTTCCCTTACTGTTCGCGCCCACGAG GCTGGGTCACACGCAAATGCAGGATGGGATCAGTTCACAGCAGCTGTACTCAGGGTCGTCACAAACCGGTTGGCACCGGCTTCTGGATCACATGTCGGGGGAAATGGAGTTGTCTTCATGGCATGGGGCGCCCATGCAGCAAAGATGTGTGCGGGTATCGATACG AAGAAACACTTGTTGCTGAAATCCGCACATCCGAGCCCTCTTTCTGCCAGTCGAGGGTTCTTCGGAAATGGCCATTTTAAGAAGGCTAACTTATGGCTTGAGGAGAGGTATGGTCCGGGTGGGGGTATTGACTGGAAGAGTTTTGGTGCGAAAGAAGGCCAATGA
- a CDS encoding protein SYM1 yields the protein MAGLMGKYAAFLTRRPVLGNMISSAVLFATGDVIAQQLIEKKGADHDLPRTARIITWGGLIFAPTVNLWFRTLERIPIRSRWPATFTRVGLDQFGFAPVVLSGFFTAMTFMEGKDFNAAKTKWHESFVPTLQANWMLFIPFQMLNMLIPLQYRLLAINAVNIPWNAFLSLQNAKGKKIEESHVAIPKKEYT from the exons ATGGCCGGCCTTATGGGAAAGTACGCTGCGTTTTTGACTAGAAGGCCCGTGTTGGGGAACATGATCTCTTCAGCC GTTCTTTTCGCGACTGGCGATGTTATCGCCCAGCAGCTCattgagaagaaaggagCCGACCATGATTTGCCACGCACAGC TCGTATCATCACCTGGGGTGGTCTTATCTTTGCTCCAACTGTGAATTTGTGGTTCAGGACCCTCGAGCGGATCCCGATCCGATCTCGGTGGCCAGCCACCTTTACCCGAGTCGGCCTTGACCAGTTTGGTTTCGCGCCTGTCGTTTTATCTG GGTTCTTTACTGCAATGACCTTTATGGAGGGCAAGGACTTCAACGCTGCCAAAACTAAGTGGCATGAG TCCTTCGTCCCCACTTTGCAGGCGAACTGGATGCT TTTCATCCCCTTCCAAATGCTTAACATG CTTATTCCTCTTCAATACCGACTTCTTGCCATCAATGCTGTCAATATCCCCTGGAATgctttcctctctctccaaAATGCtaagggcaagaagatcGAGGAAAGCCATGTTGCTATCCCCAAGAAGGAGTACACGTAA
- a CDS encoding RuvB-like helicase 2: protein MAANISLQPTSMRDVTKMERIGVHSHIRGLGLDSNLEPRASSQGMIGQGKARKAAGVILKMVQEGRIAGRAILMAGPPSTGKTALAMAMTQTLGSDVPFVMLTASEVFSLEISKTESLTQAFRRAIGVRIKEETELIEGEVVEIQVDRSVTGATKTGRLTLKTTDMETVYDLGSKMIDQLQKEKVLAGDVVSIDKASGRISKLGRSFGRAKDYDAMGADTRFVACPDGELQTRKEVVHTVSLHEIDVINSRTQGFLALFAGDTGEIKPELRVQINGKVAEWREEGKAEIVPGVLFIDEVHMLDIECFSFLNRAMENELAPLVVMASNRGITRIRGTKYKSPHGIPADLLDRMLIISTNKYEEDEMREIVKIRAEEEDVRLSPAALDLLATMGIQTSLRYALNLIAPSSLLAQRRKSPQTDVEDVRMAYKYFCDVERSAQYAKETSGMMFGETEEINGGMEIDT from the exons ATG GCCGCAAACATCTCACTTCAGCCGACATCTATGCGCGATGTCACAAAGATGGAACGTATCG GTGTTCACTCCCACATTCGCGGTCTCGGTCTTGACTCCAACCTTGAACCTCGTGCGTCATCACAAGGCATGATCGGTCAAGGAAAGGCGCGAAAAGCTGCAGGGGTAATTTTGAAGATGGttcaagaaggaagaataGCGGGCAGGGCGATCTTGATGGCTGGTCCTCCCAGCACAGGTAAAACAGCTCTTGCTATGG CCATGACACAGACATTGGGGAGCGACGTGCCATTTGTGATGCTCACGGCTTCCGAAGTGTTTTCTCTCGAG ATCTCGAAAACGGAGTCTTTGACTCAAGCGTTCCGAAGGGCTATTGGTGTGAGGATAAAGGAAGAGACAGAGTTGATTGAGGGCGAAGTGGTAGAGATCCAAGTGGATAGGAGCGTTACTGGT GCTACAAAAACCGGTCGATTGACCCTCAAGACAACCGACATGGAAACTGTGTACGACCTTGGGTCGAAAATGATCGATCAGCTgcaaaaggaaaaggttTTGGCCGGTGACGTTGTTAGCATTGACAAAGCCAGCGGAAGGATTTCCAAGCTAGGAAGGAGTTTCGGGAGAGCAAAGGACTACGATGCCATGGGAGCGGAC ACTCGATTCGTTGCCTGTCCTGATGGCGAACTCCAAACGCGCAAGGAGGTCGTCCACACAGTTTCTCTCCACGAAATCGATGTCATCAATTCTCGAACGCAAGGCTTCCTTGCCCTCTTTGCCGGTGACACTGGCGAGATTAAGCCCGAGCTTCGAGTTCAAATTAACGGCAAGGTCGCCGAgtggagggaggaagggaaggcCGAGATTGTGCCCGGCGTTTTATTCATTGATGAAGTGCATATGCTCGATATCGAATGCTTCTCGTTCCTTAACCGGGCTATGGAGAACGAGTTGGCGCCGTTGGTAGTGATGGCTTCCAACAGAGGTATCACGAGGATAAGAGGAACCAAGTATAAGAGCCCACACGGTATTCCAGCAGACTTGTTAGACAGGATGTTGATCATCTCCACAAATAAatatgaagaagatgagatgcGTGAAATTGTCAAGATCAG agctgaagaagaggacgttCGACTTTCACCCGCTGCTCTTGACCTTCTCGCGACCATGGGCATTCAAACTTCCCTCCGTTATGCGCTCAACCTTATCgcgccttcttctcttcttgcccaAAGGAGAAAGTCACCGCAAACAGACGTGGAAGATGTGAGAATGGCTTATAAATATTTCTGCGATGTCGAGAGGAGTGCGCAGTATGCGAAGGAAACGAGCGGTATGATGTTTGGCGAAACTGAGGAGATCAATGGAGGGATGGAAATTGATACTTGA